In Anopheles gambiae chromosome 2, idAnoGambNW_F1_1, whole genome shotgun sequence, a single window of DNA contains:
- the LOC1273428 gene encoding dihydropteridine reductase isoform X2: protein MASGKILIYGGRGALGASCVQFFKKNNWWVGSIDLTENDAADANIVVDRDADWVAQEAAVLSKVGAELKGETLDAIICVAGGWAGGNAKKDLAKSSDLMWKQSVWSSAISATVGANHLKPGGLLVLTGANPALEGTPGMIGYGMAKAAVHQLTKSLAGEKSGLPDNSLVVSILPVTLDTPMNRKWMPDADTSTWTPLEFLSELFHKWSKGEERPANGSLVKLITKDSKTEMKS, encoded by the exons ATGGCTTCGGGAAAGATTCTCATCTACGGTGGCCGCGGTGCTCTCGGTGCGTCGTGTGTGCAGTTCTTCAAAAAGAACAACTGG TGGGTAGGTTCGATCGATCTGACGGAAAACGATGCGGCCGACGCCAACATCGTGGTGGACCGTGACGCCGACTGGGTGGCGCAAGAGGCGGCCGTGTTGAGCAAGGTCGGTGCCGAGCTGAAGGGCGAAACGCTCGACGCCATCATCTGCGTCGCGGGCGGTTGGGCCGGAGGTAACGCGAAGAAGGACCTTGCCAAGAGCTCCGACCTCATGTGGAAGCAGTCGGTGTGGTCGTCCGCCATCTCGGCGACGGTCGGTGCCAACCATCTGAAGCCAGGCGGTTTGCTGGTGCTGACGGGAGCGAACCCCGCCCTCGAGGGTACCCCGGGTATGATTGGCTACGGTATGGCGAAGGCCGCCGTGCATCAGCTGACGAAGAGTTTGGCCGGCGAGAAGTCGGGCCTGCCGGACAATTCACTCGTCGTGTCCATCCTGCCCGTCACGCTCGATACGCCGATGAACCGCAAATGGATGCCGGATGCGGATACGTCCACCTGGACGCCGCTCGAGTTCCTTTCTGA GCTGTTCCACAAGTGGTCCAAGGGAGAGGAGCGTCCCGCCAACGGCAGCCTGGTTAAGCTGATTACCAAAGACTCCAAAACAGAGATG AAATCGTAA
- the LOC1273425 gene encoding vacuolar protein sorting-associated protein 37A translates to MRKRQIDTLKIFNHNVQEVKENEEYLVNFDCGGREIAINILLGSGFPNEKPKLIVSPILRHPWVNGTTGEIENAPGILNYTIHSDLGRVVQAVGREFEKHPPRFVNESTPQHHAPPPAAAAGAAANQHHQQCRNGNVPDYSVDNRNALLSPSHEPDPFGLRNLTTDELSRLNADEDYLEEFVAKLPFLQHQNDELDQLLAGIESLAVDNLARKQTVEERKAKLESLALEFKELGQQWESMNQRYQRKAEDFSPQHIKELLQIAVSTADSKSDDEAQRFLAGQSDVGTFLQNFIESRKLYTMRKAKEERLVQQLTALERAAF, encoded by the exons ATGCGCAAACGGCAGATCGATACGCTGAAGATATTCAACCACAA CGTACAGGAGGTGAAGGAAAACGAAGAATATCTGGTCAACTTTGACTGTGGCGGAAGGGAAATTGCCATCAACATCCTGCTGGGCAGTGGATTTCCAAACGAAAAGCCAAAGCTCATCGTGAGCCCGATTCTTCGCCATCCGTGGGTTAATGGCACTACTGGAGAGATTGAAAATGCTCCCGGGATACTGAAC TACACCATACATTCCGATCTCGGGCGGGTAGTGCAAGCAGTGGGGCGGGAATTTGAAAAACACCCTCCCCGGTTTGTGAACGAATCCACACCCCAGCAtcacgcaccaccaccagcagcagctgctggtgcagcagcaaaccaacaccaccaacagtgTCGAAATGGCAACGTGCCGGACTACAGTGTCGATAATCGGAATGCCCTGCTCTCGCCCTCGCACGAACCGGACCCGTTCGGACTGCGTAATCTCACCACCGATGAGCTGAGCCGGTTAAACGCGGACGAAGACTACCTGGAAGAGTTCGTCGCCAAGCTACCCTTCCTGCAGCACCAGAACGACGAGCTGGATCAACTGCTGGCGGGCATAGAGTCGCTGGCCGTCGACAATCTCGCCCGCAAGCAGACGGTCGAGGAGCGGAAAGCGAAGCTCGAATCGTTGGCGCTCGAGTTCAAGGAGCTGGGCCAGCAGTGGGAATCGATGAACCAACGGTACCAACGAAAGGCGGAAGACTTTTCGCCCCAGCACATCAAGGAACTGCTGCAGATTGCCGTCTCGACCGCGGACAGCAAGAGCGACGACGAGGCACAGCGCTTTCTGGCCGGCCAGAGTGACGTTGGCACCTTCCTGCAGAACTTTATCGAGTCCCGCAAGCTGTACACGATGCGGAAAGCCAAAGAGGAGCGGTTGGTGCAGCAGCTGACTGCACTGGAGCGTGCCGCATTTTGA
- the LOC1273427 gene encoding serine/threonine-protein phosphatase Pgam5, mitochondrial isoform X1, giving the protein MGVWSRFMSKKLFTGTVIGVVGGASGYWFASNAFERQTVENSFTTNYEPSPCARWDWNWDHRDPKSLVKPLRKVDDPESQNDYNKAVEMKKGRAIRHLILVRHGQYNMDGLTDAQRTLTELGRRQAALSGERLKQLALPYDEIVRSTMTRAQETAEIIGKSLSHLKLINCPLLEEGSPIPPEPPVGHWRPEASQFFQDGARIEGAFRKYFYRADPSQKSDSYTIIVCHANVIRYFVCRALQYPAEGWLRISLGHASLSWVSIYPDGRVSLRTLGDCGHMPKECLTR; this is encoded by the exons ATGGGAGTGTGGAGCCGATTTATGTCGAAAAAGTTATTCACGGGCACCGTAATCGGTGTGGTAGGTGGTGCATCCGGTTACTGGTTTGcgtcgaacgcgttcgaacgccAGACGGTGGAAAACTCGTTCACAACCAACTATGAACCGTCCCCGTGTGCCCGATGGGACTGGAACTGGGACCA TCGTGACCCGAAGAGCCTTGTAAAGCCACTGAGAAAGGTAGACGATCCGGAATCGCAGAACGATTACAACAAAGCGGTGGAGATGAAGAAGGGCCGCGCCATACGCCATCTGATCCTGGTGCGCCACGGCCAGTACAACATGGACGGGCTGACCGATGCGCAGCGTACGCTAACCGAGCTGGGTCGCCGGCAGGCCGCACTGAGCGGTGAGCGGTTGAAGCAGCTTGCCCTGCCGTACGATGAAATTGTCCGTTCGACGATGACCCGGGCACAGGAGACGGCAGAAATCATTGGCAAATCGCTGTCGCATCTAAAGCTGATCAATTGTCCACTGCTCGAGGAGGGCTCCCCCATTCCACCGGAACCACCCGTTGGCCACTGGCGTCCGGAAGCATCG CAGTTCTTCCAGGACGGTGCTCGGATTGAGGGTGCGTTCCGGAAGTATTTCTACCGTGCCGATCCATCCCAAAAGTCAGACTCGTACACCATCATCGTGTGCCATGCCAACGTGATACGGTATTTCGTGTGCCGGGCACTGCAATATCCGGCCGAAGGGTGGCTCCGCATTTCCCTTGGCCACGCTTCCTTGTCCTGGGTGTCGATCTATCCCGATGGGCGGGTGTCGCTCCGCACGCTGGGCGACTGCGGTCACATGCCGAAGGAATGTCTTACGCGATAA
- the LOC1273427 gene encoding serine/threonine-protein phosphatase Pgam5, mitochondrial isoform X2 has product MGVWSRFMSKKLFTGTVIGVVGGASGYWFASNAFERQTVENSFTTNYEPSPCARWDWNWDHRDPKSLVKPLRKVDDPESQNDYNKAVEMKKGRAIRHLILVRHGQYNMDGLTDAQRTLTELGRRQAALSGERLKQLALPYDEIVRSTMTRAQETAEIIGKSLSHLKLINCPLLEEGSPIPPEPPVGHWRPEASFFQDGARIEGAFRKYFYRADPSQKSDSYTIIVCHANVIRYFVCRALQYPAEGWLRISLGHASLSWVSIYPDGRVSLRTLGDCGHMPKECLTR; this is encoded by the exons ATGGGAGTGTGGAGCCGATTTATGTCGAAAAAGTTATTCACGGGCACCGTAATCGGTGTGGTAGGTGGTGCATCCGGTTACTGGTTTGcgtcgaacgcgttcgaacgccAGACGGTGGAAAACTCGTTCACAACCAACTATGAACCGTCCCCGTGTGCCCGATGGGACTGGAACTGGGACCA TCGTGACCCGAAGAGCCTTGTAAAGCCACTGAGAAAGGTAGACGATCCGGAATCGCAGAACGATTACAACAAAGCGGTGGAGATGAAGAAGGGCCGCGCCATACGCCATCTGATCCTGGTGCGCCACGGCCAGTACAACATGGACGGGCTGACCGATGCGCAGCGTACGCTAACCGAGCTGGGTCGCCGGCAGGCCGCACTGAGCGGTGAGCGGTTGAAGCAGCTTGCCCTGCCGTACGATGAAATTGTCCGTTCGACGATGACCCGGGCACAGGAGACGGCAGAAATCATTGGCAAATCGCTGTCGCATCTAAAGCTGATCAATTGTCCACTGCTCGAGGAGGGCTCCCCCATTCCACCGGAACCACCCGTTGGCCACTGGCGTCCGGAAGCATCG TTCTTCCAGGACGGTGCTCGGATTGAGGGTGCGTTCCGGAAGTATTTCTACCGTGCCGATCCATCCCAAAAGTCAGACTCGTACACCATCATCGTGTGCCATGCCAACGTGATACGGTATTTCGTGTGCCGGGCACTGCAATATCCGGCCGAAGGGTGGCTCCGCATTTCCCTTGGCCACGCTTCCTTGTCCTGGGTGTCGATCTATCCCGATGGGCGGGTGTCGCTCCGCACGCTGGGCGACTGCGGTCACATGCCGAAGGAATGTCTTACGCGATAA
- the LOC1273431 gene encoding threonine aspartase 1: protein MTGFVAVHTGAGNFLDETLYEHVCREACNQAVNVLYAGGTALDACERAIVLLENSTATNAGIGSNLNWDRRVECDACIMDGASLQFGACTNVTDVKNPISLARHLCERQSKLLSFGRIPPMVLVGQGASAYAREVGLQLVPAEHMISVNAAKKYDHYRSQIMQYEEMNRAKLSPLDTVGAVCVDAEGSIVAGCSSGGLMLKLSGRVGQAATYGAGCWALMDESTSMSAASCTTGNGEYLMKTLFAKELVDDLISCNCPITSQHLTYKKKLLESPFLSKQKAIHAGSLSIIYNTASGDGDLLWAHTTNSMCIGFMSTKQKKPKFVLSKLPQNLTCGTKPVINGHHFKLI from the exons ATGACCGGATTCGTAGCGGTGCATACGG GTGCGGGAAATTTCCTCGACGAGACGCTGTACGAGCACGTCTGCCGAGAGGCGTGCAATCAGGCGGTCAACGTGCTGTACGCGGGCGGAACCGCGTTGGACGCATGCGAGCGCGCCATCGTCCTGCTGGAAAACTCGACCGCCACGAATGCGGGCATCGGCTCGAACCTCAACTGGGACCGAAGGGTGGAGTGCGACGCGTGCATCATGGACGGTGCGTCGCTACAGTTCGGTGCCTGCACCAACGTGACCGACGTCAAGAACCCGATCAGCCTGGCACGCCACCTGTGCGAGCGACAATCAAAGCTGCTCAGCTTCGGCCGGATACCACCGATGGTGCTGGTAGGGCAGGGTGCGTCGGCGTACGCGCGCGAAGTCGGACTGCAGCTGGTGCCGGCCGAGCACATGATATCGGTGAATGCGGCCAAAAAGTACGACCACTACCGATCGCAAATCATGCAGTACGAAGAGATGAATCGGGCAAAACTATCACCGCTGGACACGGTCGGTGCGGTGTGCGTCGATGCGGAAGGTTCGATCGTGGCCGGTTGCAGTTCCGGCGGTCTAATGCTGAAGCTGAGCGGCCGGGTGGGACAGGCGGCAACGTACGGGGCCGGCTGTTGGGCGCTGATGGACGAAAGCACCAGCATGTCGGCCGCAtcctgcaccaccggcaacGGCGAGTATCTGATGAAGACGCTGTTCGCCAAGGAGCTGGTGGACGATCTGATCAGCTGCAACTGTCCAATCACTTCGCAGCATCTGACGTACAAGAAGAAGCTGCTCGAGTCACCGTTCCTGTCGAAGCAGAAGGCGATACACGCCGGTTCGCTTTCGATCATCTACAACACTGCCAGCGGGGATGGCGATCTGCTGTGGGCGCACACGACCAACTCCATGTGCATCGGGTTCATGTCGACCAAGCAGAAAAAACCCAAG TTCGTCCTATCGAAGCTTCCACAGAATCTCACCTGTGGGACGAAGCCAGTCATCAACGGGCACCATTTCAAGCTGATCTAA
- the LOC1273429 gene encoding polycomb group RING finger protein 3: MERRIKLKTLNEHITCEICRGYFIDATTVTECLHTFCKSCLVKHLEENNTCPTCENVIHQSHPLQYISFDRTMQDIVYKLVPNLMDNEMQREREFYKSRNLPCPKDMPQVHDSDDKANEQAHQEADYHRQDEQVNVCLECISDKLRNLKRRFIRCSSQITITHLKKFLAKKVLNGIDRYKDIDILCNDELLGKDHTLKFVYVTRWRFKDPPLRLQYRPRIDL; encoded by the exons ATGGAAAGACGGATAAAGTTGAAAACACTGAACGAACACATCACCTGCGAGATTTGCCGTGGCTACTTCATCGATGCAACCACCGTAACCGAGTGTTTACATACGT tCTGCAAAAGCTGCCTTGTGAAGCATTTAGAGGAAAACAATACCTGCCCAACGTGTGAAAATGTTATCCACCAGTCCCATCCGCTGCAGTACATCAGCTTCGACCGGACGATGCAGGACATCGTGTACAAGCTGGTGCCGAACCTCATGGACA ATGAGATGCAGCGGGAGCGCGAGTTTTACAAATCGCGCAACCTGCCCTGCCCGAAGGATATGCCGCAGGTGCACGACAGCGACGATAAGGCGAACGAGCAGGCGCACCAGGAAGCGGACTACCACCGGCAGGACGAGCAGGTTAACGTGTGCCTCGAGTGTATTAGCGACAAGCTGCGCAACCTGAAGCGACGGTTCATCCGGTGTAGTTCGCAGATCACGATCACGCACCTAAAGAAGTTCCTCGCGAAAAAAGTACTGAACGGTATCGACCGATACAAagat ATCGACATCCTGTGCAATGACGAGCTGCTGGGAAAGGACCACACGCTCAAGTTCGTGTACGTGACGCGGTGGCGCTTCAAAGACCCCCCACTGAGATTACAGTATCGGCCCCGAATCGACCTCTAA
- the LOC1273426 gene encoding calmodulin produces MTRQTNNDPTTAPEAGPNAGNEQQQQQYHSHRPDSTSGHSGGGRSSSRSPIDPYRQDSLNQPPSDCSSLDGNVFVEGGANVPLHGKQRRSQTTDSLTSGTNISYSLNKRFISKNQMKEFREAFRLFDKDNDGSITKEELGTVMRSLGQFARVEELQEMLLEIDVDGDGNVSFEEFVDIMSNMTDTVAETSADQEERELRDAFRVFDKHNRGYITASDLRAVLQCLGEDLDEEEIEDMIKEVDVDGDGRIDFYEFVHALGEPEDSQENDEDDEIVSQRSPSFDVQV; encoded by the exons ATG ACCCGACAGACAAACAACGACCCTACGACTGCACCGGAGGCGGGACCGAACGCGGGcaatgagcagcagcagcagcagtaccattCCCATCGTCCCGACTCGACCAGCGGCCACAGTGGCGGTGGCCGGTCGAGTTCCCGCTCCCCGATCGATCCGTACCGGCAGGACAGCCTCAATCAACCGCCCAGCGACTGCTCCAGCCTGGACGGGAACGTGTTCGTCGAGGGTGGTGCGAACGTGCCGCTGCACGGCAAACAGCGCCGCTCGCAGACGACCGATTCGCTCACGTCCGGCACCAACATTAGCTACAGCCTAAACAAACGCTTCATCTCGAAGAACCAGATGAAGGAGTTCCGGGAGGCGTTCCGGCTGTTCGACAAGGACAACGACGGTTCGATCACGAAGGAGGAGCTCGGGACGGTGATGCGCTCGCTCGGGCAGTTTGCCCGGGTCGAGGAGCTGCAGGAGATGCTGCTCGAGATTGACGTGGATGGCGATGGGAACGTCAGCTTCGAGGAGTTTGTCGACATCATGTCCAACATGACGGACACGGTGGCGGAAACGTCGGCCGACCAGGAGGAGCGCGAGCTGCGCGATGCGTTCCGGGTGTTCGACAAGCACAACCGGGGCTACATTACCGCGTCCGATCTGCGCGCGGTGCTGCAGTGTTTGGGCGAAGATCTGGACGAGGAAGAGA TCGAGGATATGATCAAGGAGGTGGACGTGGACGGTGACGGGCGGATCGATTTCTACGAGTTTGTGCACGCGCTCGGCGAGCCGGAAGATTCGCAGGAAaacgatgaggatgatgagaTCGTTTCCCAGCGCTCCCCGTCGTTCGATGTGCAAGTTTAA
- the LOC4577046 gene encoding cyclin-J yields MERWNTFFNAPYCTEYDEDILETLKECESRRMNVHFISPQLEHRRSSVQLILNVCKQQSYRRATVHLAIYLLDVFMSNHTIAVGRLKLVALTCLYLACKIEENDSSVPSPTRLNGFLANVYRPADFIALEVAILCFFDWHITIPTASTFLDIFAMHSFVQQDWDAVSPPRNGCDSMALLMQHINETSSTILEATLQHLKLSIVKPSLLAAGCIAAARCLTPRVSVWSDRLTSATGYEYSQIHEVCQMLLFEAMPQSPRSSRSSLSSSTPKRSTSDAGYLSEWWESENEDENGTIGSCVSSNSSSSSSSSSQDSSDTQSCSGSAGSTYRKTCLRSELVLSDTGESASKKRKMTDAEK; encoded by the exons ATGGAACGTTGGAATACTTTCTTTAACGCCCCGTACTGCACCGAATACGATGAGGATATACTGGAAACGCTGAAAGAATGCGAATCCCGCAGAATGAACGTACACTTCATCTCGCCCCAGCTGGAGCACCGACGGTCCTCCGTTCAGCTTATTCTGAACGTTTGCAAGCAGCAGTCCTACCGTCGAGCGACCGTTCACCTCG CAATCTATCTGCTCGACGTGTTTATGAGCAACCACACGATCGCGGTCGGTCGCCTCAAACTGGTAGCCCTCACGTGCCTGTATCTGGCGTGCAAGATTGAGGAAAACGATTCCAGCGTACCGTCGCCGACCCGGCTGAACGGGTTTCTGGCCAACGTGTACCGACCGGCCGATTTCATCGCGCTGGAAGTGGCAATCCTGTGCTTCTTCGACTGGCACATAACCATCCCAACTGCGTCCACCTTTCTGGACATCTTTGCGATGCATTCCTTCGTTCAGCAGGATTGGGATGCCGTCTCGCCACCAAGGAACGGGTGCGACTCTATGGCCCTGCTAATGCAACACATCAATGAGACAAGCTCCACAATTCTCGAAGCCACCTTGCAGCACTTGAAGCTTTCCATCGTTAAACCGTCACTGCTTGCTGCCGGTTGCATTGCGGCGGCCCGCTGTCTCACGCCCCGTGTGTCCGTTTGGAGCGACCGGTTGACCAGTGCTACCGGGTATGAGTACAGCCAGATCCACGAGGTATGCCAGATGCTACTGTTTGAAGCGATGCCCCAATCGCCTCGATCGTCTCGATCGTCTTTGAGCTCCTCTACCCCCAAACGTTCGACCAGTGATGCAGGCTATCTGTCGGAATGGTGGGAATCGGAAAATGAAGATGAAAATGGGACCATTGGAAGCTgcgtcagcagcaacagcagtagtagtagtagcagtagtagccAAGATAGTAGTGATACGCAAAGCTGTAGCGGAAGTGCTGGCAGCACATACCGGAAGACCTGTCTTCGGTCCGAGCTGGTTCTCAGTGATACGGGCGAGAGTGCCTCAAAGAAGCGTAAAATGACGGATGCAGAAAAATAG
- the LOC1273428 gene encoding dihydropteridine reductase isoform X1: MASGKILIYGGRGALGASCVQFFKKNNWWVGSIDLTENDAADANIVVDRDADWVAQEAAVLSKVGAELKGETLDAIICVAGGWAGGNAKKDLAKSSDLMWKQSVWSSAISATVGANHLKPGGLLVLTGANPALEGTPGMIGYGMAKAAVHQLTKSLAGEKSGLPDNSLVVSILPVTLDTPMNRKWMPDADTSTWTPLEFLSELFHKWSKGEERPANGSLVKLITKDSKTEMVIV, encoded by the exons ATGGCTTCGGGAAAGATTCTCATCTACGGTGGCCGCGGTGCTCTCGGTGCGTCGTGTGTGCAGTTCTTCAAAAAGAACAACTGG TGGGTAGGTTCGATCGATCTGACGGAAAACGATGCGGCCGACGCCAACATCGTGGTGGACCGTGACGCCGACTGGGTGGCGCAAGAGGCGGCCGTGTTGAGCAAGGTCGGTGCCGAGCTGAAGGGCGAAACGCTCGACGCCATCATCTGCGTCGCGGGCGGTTGGGCCGGAGGTAACGCGAAGAAGGACCTTGCCAAGAGCTCCGACCTCATGTGGAAGCAGTCGGTGTGGTCGTCCGCCATCTCGGCGACGGTCGGTGCCAACCATCTGAAGCCAGGCGGTTTGCTGGTGCTGACGGGAGCGAACCCCGCCCTCGAGGGTACCCCGGGTATGATTGGCTACGGTATGGCGAAGGCCGCCGTGCATCAGCTGACGAAGAGTTTGGCCGGCGAGAAGTCGGGCCTGCCGGACAATTCACTCGTCGTGTCCATCCTGCCCGTCACGCTCGATACGCCGATGAACCGCAAATGGATGCCGGATGCGGATACGTCCACCTGGACGCCGCTCGAGTTCCTTTCTGA GCTGTTCCACAAGTGGTCCAAGGGAGAGGAGCGTCCCGCCAACGGCAGCCTGGTTAAGCTGATTACCAAAGACTCCAAAACAGAGATGGTAATCGTCTAA
- the LOC5667449 gene encoding bursicon, whose protein sequence is MSTCRRVDELLEAVLEHDCQVTPVIHVLQYPGCVPKPIPSFACIGRCASYIQVSGSKIWQMERSCMCCQESGEREASVSLFCPKAKNGEKKFRKYDVVNSA, encoded by the exons ATGTCAACATGCCGGCGCGTCGATGAACTGCTAGAAGCAGTTCTAGAGC ACGACTGCCAGGTAACGCCCGTCATCCACGTGCTGCAGTATCCGGGCTGCGTGCCGAAACCGATCCCCTCGTTCGCGTGCATTGGCCGCTGCGCCAGCTACATCCAGGTGTCCGGCAGCAAGATCTGGCAGATGGAGCGGTCCTGCATGTGCTGCCAGGAGTCGGGCGAACGGGAAGCGTCCGTGTCGCTCTTCTGTCCCAAGGCGAAGAATGGCGAGAAAAAGTTCCGCAAA TATGATGTGGTGAATTCTGCGTAG